Part of the Micromonospora tarapacensis genome is shown below.
CTCGAGGTAGACCGGTCTGACCAACCAGACCACCGGCTCACCTCGAGGCCGCGGAACCCGCACACCGGGATCCGCGGCCTCAGTTTTTTTTGCACCGCCGAAGTACGTCTGAACAGCGATCCACGAGATCGCAGTGAGAGAGAGGTGACCGGGCGATGAGTCTGGCGTTGGCCCCACTCGACGTGAGCGTCGAGGTGGAGGCGAACCTGCCCTGCCGGAAGTTCGACCCCGACCTGTGGTTCTCCGACTCGCCCACCGAGCTGGAACTGGCCAAGTCGCTCTGCGGGGACTGCCCGCTGCGCGTCGAGTGCCTGGCCGGCGCGGTCGAGCGCGCCGAGCCGTGGGGCGTCTGGGGCGGCGAGATCTTCGAGCGTGGCGCGGTCGTTCCGCGTAAGCGGCCCCGGGGCCGGCCACGCAAGGAGGACCTCGCCCGTGACGCGGAACTGCGGGTCGAGGCCGAGGCGCGGCTGGCGGCCAACGGGCTGTCCGCGTCCCGCAGCGCTGTCCGGCTGGCTGCCTGACATGTACCGGATCCGGACCAACCCCACCGGTGTCAAGCCGGCCGACAGAAAGCTGACCACCATGCTGCACCTTCCGAACGCCGAGATGCATCTACTCCACGAAGCGTTGTCGAGGGCTCGAATGCTCCGGCCTCAGGCCGGTCGCACCACCACGAGCACTGAGGCAACCCGATCCGCCCGCACCGTCGCCATGGCCGGCCGCGCCCGGTCAGCCCGCGAGCTGGGCGTTCTCTAGGACACGCACCGCAACGGCGGGCGGGGACACCGAT
Proteins encoded:
- a CDS encoding WhiB family transcriptional regulator, whose product is MSLALAPLDVSVEVEANLPCRKFDPDLWFSDSPTELELAKSLCGDCPLRVECLAGAVERAEPWGVWGGEIFERGAVVPRKRPRGRPRKEDLARDAELRVEAEARLAANGLSASRSAVRLAA